ACCAACTGCATTCTGCCTTATCTGGGGCTGGCCCGCTCTTGCGTAGTTGAGGTTAAGCGGCTTCAGCCTGGCGTTCGAACTCGTGAGGCGTCAAGTCGCCCTGTGTGGAGTGCCAGCGCTGCCGGTTGTAGAAGACCAGGGTGTATTCGGAGATGGCGTGCCGGACCACCATGCGGTTCTCGGAAATGTTGTTCTCGAACAGCTCCCATTCCGGGGAATCGAAAAAGCTCTCCACGACAGCCTTGTCCCAGCAATCCCCCTTTTCGGCAAGGTCAGCTTTGAGCCGAAGGGTGCCGTAAGTTCCCCGGCTCCGGTCAAAAGAGCACTTGATTTCGTCGGTCAGCACCGCATCCTCCTGACACCGCTCACTGTCTGGCCTTCCCCTCCAGGCGTCATATCCGTTTGGACTGACTTCCAGGACCTGGCACATCCGGTCGACGGCTAATTTTTGCCGGTGGTCAGTCATGAACTGGAAGGTCAGGGCTGTTTGGCGAGGAAGGCCAGCGCCTTTTTCAGGATGTCGCGCTCCTGACGGGTGACGTCAAGCTCTTGTTCGAGCGCTCAGTGCTCAGGAAGCCCGGCCCGCTCCTACTTCTCGTTTTGCTGTCGCCAGCGCATGACGTGGTGAGGGGGAAGGCCCAGGTCACGCGCGACCTGGGCACGGCTCTTGCCAGTCGTTTTGACGAGCTGGCCAGCTTCCTGCTTGAATTGAAATGTGTAGATTTCTCTGGTTTTGGGCATGATGACCTCCAGTGTCGGTCATCCCTAACTTTCCCTCCACCAAACCAGAGCAACTTCACAGGCAAAGCGCACCCTCCTGAAGGAGGGTGCGCTGCTGCATCGCTTGACTGATCTGACCTGGACAACTTGTCGCTAAGTCAGCCGCGTGCACCAGAGCGCTGGATCAGCTCCCCCCCTCTGGTGCGCTCGAATCGACGGTGCCTTCATTCGCCTGCCCCCGTGTCCCGTCGGTGCCGTCGCTTGTCCCGCGTGGTCCCTTACCGCGTCCGCCGTCACGTCCATCTGGTCCATGCATGCCGCGTCTGCCAGGGCCGCCCGGTCCGCCCATGCCGCGTCCGCCCAGCATGGCGAACGGCTGGTCCTTGAGACGGGTCTTCATATCGGCAGCACGGTTACTGGCGATGTCGCCACTTTTCACGCCCTGATCGATGGTGGCGTTCCCGGCGGCCAGAGCCGCCGCTTTGAGTTTGTCCACACTGACGCCCAGTCCGGCGGCCAGCTTTTGCAGGTAGATGTCGGCGTAGTTGGTGCCGCTGCCCTGCTGGCGCTGGGTCTGCTGCCCCCTCCCGTTCTGGTTCTGGTTGCGCTGCCCAGGCTGTGCGGGCTGAATACGCTGGGGCTGCGCCTGCGTGGTGGGATTGGCCGCGGCGGTGCTGCTCTGCTGGGCCAGGACCGTGCCTACCGTCAGGGGCAGGGCAGCCAGGGCAATCAGGGGCGTTTTGCGAAAAATCATTTTGAATTGACTCATGCGGAGTCCTCCTTGAAGGGTGCAGACCAGAACCGGTTCCTGGTCCTGCATTCAGCCTCTCAGCCCGACGAGAACAAACGGCCCAGGAACCGCCAAGAACCGGCGAATATGGTGTGGAAGGGTAGTGACTGAAACTGCCCAGGCCCCTTGCTTCCCGGGCGTTGGACTGCTTCGGTGCTTAACCAGACTGATCTCGCTTTCAGCCGCATTGAGCCACATGGCCCTGCTTCACCTCACGGTCAGCCGCGCGGATGAAAGCGTGGGGGGCAATGACTCGGCCATCATCGAGATGCAGTGGGGCGGGCAGACCCTGACCACCGTGGGCATTCCAGTGCTGGGTGTGGCTGACGGTCAGTCGGAGGGGACCCACGAGCAGGGAGGCGCGTATGCAACGCGCCTCCCTGTCGGTCCTGAGTGAAGATTGCTGGGATTACCTCTGCCCATTCCGTTCCGTGGGCTTCCCTTTAGCCCAGCGCCCGCCAACCCAGCACAAGCACGATCAGCGAGGCGACGCCCATGACCATCAGCGCCTGAGCGCGGGTCTTTTTCAAGTACAGCAGAATGCCGATACCCGTCACCGCCACCAGCGTCAGGATCCCGCCGCTGACATCAATCAGCCACTTCCAGGCTCTACCCGTATCCCGGCCCTTGTGCAGGTCATTCAGAACCGCCACGCCGCCCTGCGCCAGCACGGTGGTGTGGTAGTTGCCGGTGGCCGTGTCGATGTAGGTGTCGGCGCTGTACCCCGGCCCCAGGAACGAGATGCTGGCCTCGGTGCCGTCGATTCGCGTCTCTCCCGCTCGGCCCCTGAGGCCGTGTTGGGCGCGCAGTTCCTCGGCCACCGTCAGCCAGTCCACCTTGCCGGCGCTGATCCAGCCTTTGGGCAGGGTGCCCATGACCTCGCGCCGCACTTCCGAGCCACCGAACGCCCAGTCGGGGTGATTGAGGGTGATACCAGTCAGGGCGAAGAACAGCACCACCAGCAGACTGATCATGGAGGTGTAGGTGTGCAGCCAGCGTACCCACACGTGGCTGCGGGCCTTGAGGGTACGGGGGCGGGAGGCCCGAGGCCGCGTCCGCACCTCCTGTCCCCCCGGCCCTTCAGGCTTTGCCGTAAGCGACACTGGCGGCCTCGATGTCGTTGTCTGCGCCCAGCGTTTTCTTAAAGGCGCTGGCCCCCACCGTCACTTTCTCGCGGACCAGGCTGTAGGGGCCGTGTTCGCGGGCGGTCTCGATACACACGTAATAGTCTCCCTGCTCGGCCAGCGCGCCCCTGTCGGTCTTGCCGTCCCACTTGACCGCGTAGGTGCCGGGATTGCGGGTGGCGCTGCTGACGGTCCCGAGCAGCTCAGTGTTCTGCCGGGTCCAGCGGCGCAGTTCGGCCAGCCAGCGCGGATTCAGGCGATTTTGCTGTACCCAGACGGTCAGGTTGCGAACGGTGCTGCCCGCCTCGTTCTCGATCCAGACGGCGACGTAGGGGCGTTTGATCCGTCCGCTGGCCTGGGTGGCCACCGTGAAGCTCACGTCCAGCGCCATGCCGGAGGTCCAGGGCTTGCCACTTGCGGCGCTGGCGAGACTGCCCGGAAAGACGCGTGAAAAGGTGAGGGCTGTGCCTGCGGCGGCCAGTTTGCGGAGGAAGGTGCGGCGGGTGTCGGTCATGGCAGAGTCTCCTGAAAGGGAAGATAGAGGGGCAAGGTTGGAGAGGGGCTAAAAATTCAGTAGGCTGGCCCATCTGGAGGCCACAGGCTGCTGAGAAAGCGCTGTCCTTCCCGCGTGACCACCAGGGCCGCGCAGCCGGGCAGGGTATTGACCAGGGCCAGGCCCTCCGCGACGCCAAGCACGCTCAGCGCTGTGGCAAGCGCGTCGGCAGTGGCGCAGTCAGGGGCCGTGACGGTCACGCCAGGAACGTGCTGAACCGGCTGACCACTGCGGGGGTCCATCAGGTGGGAGTGCCACTCCTCGCCCACCTGCACGCCCCGGTGGGCGCTCCCACTGCTGGCAAGTGCGCCGTTCTGGACATGCACGGTGGTCAGCGGCGACGCGTCGTCGCGGGCGCTGAACGGATCGGCCACCGTGACCTCCAGCCCTTGCCCGCCCAGCGTTCGCAAGTCCCCGCCCGCATTGATCAGCACGGCCTGAATGCCAGGAGAGTCCCAGGCCAGCTCGGCCATGCGGTCCACGATCCATCCTTTCGCCAGCGCGTCCAGCCCCAATGGAGACGTGGCATGCAGTGTGGCGGCGCCGTCCGGGTGCAGGGTCCAGGGAACTGCCTGTAAGCGGCCGACCGCCGCTGCCAACTCCCCAGCGTCCGGCCCCTGGCCCTGTGCAGCGGCCGTCTGCCACAGCCTGCCCAGGGCGTCCGCACCGGGATGAAAGGCCCCGCCCGTTTCTACGCGCCACCCCTCGGCCAGGGCCAGTACGGTCTGCAATTCGGGGCTGAGATGAATCCGCTCACCGGGTCGGGTGAGCCAGCGGGACAGTTCGCTGTCCGGATCAAAACGGTTGAACACCGCGCTCAGCCGCTCCAGTTCACCCAGCGCGGCAGCCTCGGCAGCCTCGGCCTGAGCGCGGCTCCGGGCCACCACCTGGATCTCGACCTCCGTGCCCAGCAGCCGCTCGTAGACGCTGTGGAGCCGGTAAGGGGGCCGGATCAGAGAGGTGAGTGACTGAAGCATGGGCAGAGTCTGGAGTGACACGCCGAAGATCCCATGAAGGTCCGGCGCAGCCTTGATGGACCTGGGCTGGCTGGACCCTGGCTTCACTTCTTTTGCAACACGGCGATATAGGCCTTCAGTGCGTCGGCCCCGCGCCCCGTCTTGAAGGGGTTGAACTTGGCAGGGTCAAACTGGCCGCCCTGGGCGTTCTGCCCCCCCGCATTCGCGCTGCCGGCCCCCTGACGGCCGGGACGCTGGCCGCCGCCGATGCCTCCGGGCAGGCCTGGAATCCGCGCGCCCGCCCCGCCCTGACCGCCGGCTGCTCGCTGGCCACGCTGCGCCGCCCGCTGCTGCTCGGCCTTGAGCATCAGGCTGTCCAGCGCCGTGAGCTGTTTGTCGGTCAGAATCTTGTCCTCAATCTGACTCAGGTACTTCTTGGCGTCGTTGGGTTGAATGGCCGCGGCCTTCTGCAAGGCTGTGAAGATGGTCAGCAGGCTCTTGGCTTGGGCCTTGCTCATGGCGGTGGCCTTGTTCTTTTCCAGTTCGGGCAACATCTGCACCGTCTGCGACAGATCATTGACGGGCTGCATCTGAGCGATGCGGGCGCGTTGCTCCGCCGTGGGTTGGCGGTCCTGTCCACCCTGCTGGGCGCTAGCGATGGTGGTGAGGGCAAAAGTGGCGGTCAGGAAGAATGCTTTTCTCATGGTGTTGCTCCTTGGAAGGGGTGTGAAAGACGAAGAATGTTTATAATGGTCAAGCTCACTCGTAGCGCAGGCTGTCCACCGGATCGAGCCGCGCTGCTCGCGCCGCCGGGTAGTAGCCGAAGAAGATGCCCACCAGCGCGCTGAAGATGAAGGCGATAACGATGGGCGTGGCGCTGAACACCGGCGCGATGTCAAAGAAGTTGCCGGCGTAGGCCGCCGCGACGCCCAGCCCCAGGCCGATGATGCCGCCGCCGATGGACAGCAGCGAGGCCTCCACCAGAAACTGCGTCAGAATGTCGCGCGGTTTAGCCCCAAGCGCCTTGCGCACGCCGATTTCGCGGGTGCGCTCGGTGACCGAAACCAGCATGATGTTCATGATGCCGATGCCGCCTACCAGCAGGCTGATGCCGGCGATGGCGCCCACCAGGATGGTCAGCGTGGAGGTGATGGCATTCAGGCTTGCCAGACTGTCGGCTTGGTTCTGCACCTGAAAGTCGAGGTTCTCGGGATCGGTCTGGTCATGGCGCACGCTGAGCAGATCAGTCACGTCGGTCTGCAGCGCGGTCAGATCTTTGGCGTCCGCCGCCGAGATGTACACGTTGCTGACCGTGGGCTGCCCGCCCGCACTGTTGGTGCGCGAGAAACGTTGCAGGTAGGTGCTCAGGGGCACCAGCACCTGGCTGTTGGCGTTGCCGAAGCCGCTGTTGCCCTTGTCGGGCAGCACGCCCACCACGGTAAAGGTCACGCTGCCCAGGCGAATCTTCTGGTTCAGGGCCTCTTCAGGGGCCGCGCCCTCGCCCCACAGGTCCACCAGCACCTGGTGGCCAATCACGGCGGTGCGCTTGCGGCCGTCCACGTCGGCCTGCGTGAAGTAATTGCCCGCCTCGACAGGGCTGTTGCGTACCGTGGCGTAGGCGGGCCAGGTTCCCACCACGCCCGCCTGGGTGTTCAGGCTGCCCAGCTTGGCCTGCACGTTGCTGTTCACACTGGGGGCCACGCCGCTCACGCGGTCTCCAAAGGCGGCGGCCAGCGCCTCGGCGTCCTTGATGGTGATGGTCTGGCGCGGGCCGCCGCGCACCAGGGTGCCGCCCCCGCCGCCGCGCGCACTCTGAACGGTCAGCAGGTTGGTGCCCAGCGCTTCCAGGCGCCCCGTGACGCCCGCCGTGCTGCCCTGCCCGATGGCCGTCAACGCCACCACCGCCGCCACGCCAATGATCACGCCCAGCGCCGTCAGGATGCTGCGCATCGGGGTGCCGATGATCGCCCGCCACGCAATCGTGAAGGCCCCGCCCAGGCCAATGCCGCCGCGCCGCAGGGGAAGAGAGGCAGGCGCCGGGCCCGCAGCATCACGCACCAGATCAGAGGTGGTGGTCATGGGCCGCCCCGTCTGGGCGTCTGCCGCTGATCGGCTTCCACCACGCCGTCACGCACACGGATGACGCGCTCGGCGTACGCCCCGATGTCCGGCTCGTGCGTGACCAGGATGACGGTGGTGCCTTCGGCGTGCAGTTCACCGAACAGGGCCATCACCTCCTCCCCGGTGCGGGTGTCCAGGTTCCCGGTCGGCTCATCGGCCAGCAGCAATCTGGGGTTTCCGGCCAGAGCGCGCGCCACCGCCACCCGCTGTTTTTGCCCGCCGCTGATCTGGCTGGGCAGGTTGCGGGCCTTGTCCCCCAGGCCCACACGGCGCAGCACGTCCAGGGCGCGGTCCCGGCGCTCAGCGGCAGGCACCCCCGCGTAGGTCAGCGGCACCTCCACGTTCTCCAGCAGGTTCAGGCGGGGCAGCAGGTGAAACGCCTGAAACACGAAGCCGATGTCGGTGTTGCGGGCCTCGGCGCGTTCGTTCTCGGACAGGGTGGTTACGTCACGCCCAGCCAGATGGTAGCTGCCCGCGCTGGGGCGGTCCAGCAGCCCGATGATCTGCATCAGCGTGGTCTTGCCGCTGCCTGAAGGTCCCATCAGCGCCACCATCTCACCCTGGGCAATCTGCACGTCCACGCCCTTCAAGGCCTCGAACACCATTTCGCCCTGCTCGTAGACCTTGCGGACGCCGCGCAGATCCACCACAGGTGGAATGCGAGAGGAGACTTCTGGTGGAACGAGGGCCGGGGCCGTCATCGCCCACCGCCAAAGCCGCCGCCAGGAATGCCGCCCCCAGGCACGCCGCCAAAACCGCTGTTGCGGGTGCCGGAACTGCTGCCAGAGGTGCTGCGCGTGGTGCCCGGCACAATCACGTCCTGCCCCGACTCCAGCCCCTCGGTCACGACAGTATTCGTGCCATCGGTGGCCCCGGTCGTGACACGCACGCGTTGCGGCTCCGCGCCCGCTGCCCCGGGAACCTCGACGTAGCTGCGGTTCCGCACGGTCTGGATGGCTCGGCTGGGGATCAGCAGCCCACGTTCCTGGGACTGGATGATCTCGGCCTCGGCGGTCATGCCACTTCTGAGCTGACCGTCCGGGTTGGGCAGCGTCACGGTGGCGGTAAACACGCTGATGCCGCTGGACTGGGTGGCGCCCGGCGACACCCGCACGACCTCGCCCGTGAAGGTCTGGCCGTCGTAGGCGTCGAGCGTCACTTCTGCGGTCTGTCCAGCCTGCACTCCCGCAATCTCGGTCTCATCGATCTGCACGGGCAGATTCAGGGTGGTGTCGTCCAGAATGGTCAGGATGGTGGCCCCGCTGCCCACCACCGTGCCCGCATCGGCGCTGACGGTGCTGACCACGCCGCTGATCGGCGCGTAAAGCTTGAGGCTGGCGCGTGACTGCTGCGCGGTCCCCAGCGCGGCCTGGGCCTGTTGCACGGCGATCTGCGCCCCGCGCAGGGTCTCGGCGTCACTGTTTTGCCCGCTGGTGTTCTGCGTCTGGGCTGCCCCCAGGGACGCGCGGGCGCTGGCCAGCGTCAGCTGCGCCCTGTCCACGCTGGCCTGCGCGGCGTTCAGATCAGCCGTGGACAGCGCTCCGATGGCATGAAGCTGCCGCTGGCCGTCCAGGTTGCGCTGCGCCTCGGCAAGACTCTGCTGGGCCTGCGCGACGCTGTTGCTGGCGCTGCTCACGCTGCTGCCGCGCTGCGCGGCGCTGCTGGTCTGGCCTGCGCGGGTGGCGTCCAGGCTGGCCCGGGCCTTGTCCAGATTCAGTTGCGCGGTCTGAACGCTCTGCTCCACCGCGTCGCTGCTCAGTCGGGTCAGCAGCTGACCCCTGCTGACCCGCTCGCCCACCGGCGGCACACTGCCCACGGTGCCCGCCTGATCGGCCCCCACGGTGCGGGTGGCTGCTGGCTCCAGTGTGCCGGGGCCGCTGACGCTGATGCGGACCTGGCCGCGCTGCACCTGCGCGGTGACCACCGTGGATGCCGGAACAGACGTCCCAGCCTGCGTGCGGGCCAAGTAGATGCCGCCGCCCACGCTGCCCAGCAGCAGCGCGCCCAGCACGAACAGCGGCCAGCGGCGCGGGCGTGCCACCCTGCTGCGCGTGGTGGGAGTAGTAGTGGTCACAGCGCCCCGCCAATTCCAGTCAGGTTCTGCCCGCTGGCCACCGACAGGGCTGCCAACGCCTCCAGCACATTGTCCTGTGCCTGCAGGCGCGAATACTGCGCCTTTTTCAGGGCCAGTTGCGAGCCCTGCAGCTCCACTGCACTGATGGTGCCGCTCTTGAGGCGGGCAGCGTCCTGGGTGTAGGTCCTGTTGGCGGCCGCCTCACGCGCCTGTGCCACGCCCAGCAGTTCGTAACTGTTCTGGGCGGTCTGATACGCGCTGGCCAGCGTCTGGGTGGCATTCTTCGCGGCGCTGTCCACGCTGCGCTGCGCATTGGAGAGGGCGGTGCGGGCGTCCTGAAGCGTGCGGGCCGGGGTGAAGTCGTTGTCGGCCAGCTTCACGTTCAGTTGCGCGGCGGCCAGATCATTGCTGGCGGACACCTGCGACGCCAGCGTGCCCAGTCCGGCCTGCAACTTGCTCAGGGACGTGCTGAGCTTGGGCACATTGGCCACGCCTGCGGCCCGTACCCCGCTGCCCAGGCCAGTCAGGGTGGACAGCCGCGCACTGGCGAGGGTCACCTGGGCCTTGGCGTCCGCCAGATTCTGCTGGCTGCCCGACAGCGTGTTCTGGGCATTGGTCACGTCCAGTGCGGTGGCGTTGCCAATGCCCTGCTTGACCTGCGCCACCTGCACGGCCTTGCTGTCCACCGAGACCTGCAGCGTCTGGAGCGCCACGTTCTCCTGCGCCTCCAGCAGCCCCGTGTAGGCCGTGACGGTGCTTTGCAGGGTGTTCATGCGTGCCCCGCGCAGGGCAGCCTGGGCCAGCGACTCGCCGCCGGAAGCGCCCTGTTTTGCGGCCACCAGCGCGCTGGGATCGGCCTGGGCGGCGCGGTTGGCCGCCTGCGCCTTGTCCAGATTGGCCTGTGCGGTCTTCACGTCGGCGTTGTTGGTCAGTGCGGCGGTGACGGCGGCGCCGGCCCCCACGCTGGCCGTGGTCTGGGCCACGGCTGCGGGCAACAGGAACAGGGAGGCGGTCAGGAGCAGATGTTGACGGTTCATTGCGGGCCTCCAGCGGCGTTTTGAAGTTGAAGAAGGGTGGTCTGGGCTGAGATGCGGGCGGCCAGCAGGTCCCGCTGAGACTGGGCAAGATCGAGGTCGGCGGCGTTCACGTCGTCCGCGGTGCCCGTTCCGGCCTGGAGCCGGGTCTGGGCTGTCTCCAGGGCCAGTTGCGCCACCTGCAGGGCAGTCATGCGGGTCTGGACGGTGATCAGGCTGGTCTGCAATGTGCTGTACCGCGTCCGCACATCCAGCTCGGCGTTCTGCTGCGCGACCTGAAGCGAGAGCCGCGCCTGCGTGACGCTGGCATCGGCGGCGGACAGTTGCGCCCTCTGGACAGGTGAATACACCACGTAACTGCCGGCGACGCTGGCGCTCAGGCGGTTGGCGCTGGCAGACGCGTTGTTGCCCAGCGGCAGGCTGTACCCCGCGCTGAGGGTGCCCTGTTGCAGGTTCAGCGCCGTGGTTAACCCGCCGCTGCCACTGGGGCCGTACCGCACGCTGGCCGTCAGGTCAGGCAGGGTGGCCTCGCGCTGCTGTGCGGCCAGCTCCTCCTGCGCGGCGCTCAGGGTGTTCTGCGCCTGAATGACTTCTGAACGTAGCGCTCTGGCCTGCGCCACCAAGACCGCCACATCCGGCAGGGTCACGGTGTCGGGCGGCTGGCTGCTGAAGGCCACGTCTCCGACGGAGCTGCCCAGCACTGCCTCCAGTCCCCGCCGCGCCGCATCCAGACTGGCGACAACCTGAAGCGCCGTTCCCTCCGCACTCTGGACGGCGGCCTGGGCGCTCAACACGTTCCCGGCGGTGGCGTTGCCGCTGGCCTGCCGGCTCTGCGTCACTGCCAGTTGACGCTGACGCAGGGCCAGCGTGCGGGCCGCAATCTCCACGTCCTGCGTCGCCAGCACCGCCGCGAAGTACTGCTGCGCCACGTTCAGCCGCGCCGAGTTCTGGGCGTCGGCAAGTCTGGCCTGGGCCAGTGCCAGACCACGCACGGCGCTGTTCAGGCCGCTCTGATTGCTGGACCACGGCAAGAGGCCCAGGCTGACGTTCACGCCCGCCGCGCCGCTCAGGCTGCTGGTGGTGGCCCCGCCGTCCGGCGCGGTGCCAGCGCCGGTGTACCCGGCGTTGCCGTTCACGCTGATGGTCAACCCCAGCGCCGTGCGGGCCGCATTCAGACTGGTCTGCGCGGTTTGCGCGCTGAGCCGCGCGGCCGTGACGCTG
The sequence above is drawn from the Deinococcus aerolatus genome and encodes:
- a CDS encoding TolC family protein, whose protein sequence is MNRQHLLLTASLFLLPAAVAQTTASVGAGAAVTAALTNNADVKTAQANLDKAQAANRAAQADPSALVAAKQGASGGESLAQAALRGARMNTLQSTVTAYTGLLEAQENVALQTLQVSVDSKAVQVAQVKQGIGNATALDVTNAQNTLSGSQQNLADAKAQVTLASARLSTLTGLGSGVRAAGVANVPKLSTSLSKLQAGLGTLASQVSASNDLAAAQLNVKLADNDFTPARTLQDARTALSNAQRSVDSAAKNATQTLASAYQTAQNSYELLGVAQAREAAANRTYTQDAARLKSGTISAVELQGSQLALKKAQYSRLQAQDNVLEALAALSVASGQNLTGIGGAL
- a CDS encoding ABC transporter ATP-binding protein, with amino-acid sequence MTAPALVPPEVSSRIPPVVDLRGVRKVYEQGEMVFEALKGVDVQIAQGEMVALMGPSGSGKTTLMQIIGLLDRPSAGSYHLAGRDVTTLSENERAEARNTDIGFVFQAFHLLPRLNLLENVEVPLTYAGVPAAERRDRALDVLRRVGLGDKARNLPSQISGGQKQRVAVARALAGNPRLLLADEPTGNLDTRTGEEVMALFGELHAEGTTVILVTHEPDIGAYAERVIRVRDGVVEADQRQTPRRGGP
- a CDS encoding transposase, with the protein product MPKTREIYTFQFKQEAGQLVKTTGKSRAQVARDLGLPPHHVMRWRQQNEK
- a CDS encoding ABC transporter permease encodes the protein MTTTSDLVRDAAGPAPASLPLRRGGIGLGGAFTIAWRAIIGTPMRSILTALGVIIGVAAVVALTAIGQGSTAGVTGRLEALGTNLLTVQSARGGGGGTLVRGGPRQTITIKDAEALAAAFGDRVSGVAPSVNSNVQAKLGSLNTQAGVVGTWPAYATVRNSPVEAGNYFTQADVDGRKRTAVIGHQVLVDLWGEGAAPEEALNQKIRLGSVTFTVVGVLPDKGNSGFGNANSQVLVPLSTYLQRFSRTNSAGGQPTVSNVYISAADAKDLTALQTDVTDLLSVRHDQTDPENLDFQVQNQADSLASLNAITSTLTILVGAIAGISLLVGGIGIMNIMLVSVTERTREIGVRKALGAKPRDILTQFLVEASLLSIGGGIIGLGLGVAAAYAGNFFDIAPVFSATPIVIAFIFSALVGIFFGYYPAARAARLDPVDSLRYE
- a CDS encoding FAD:protein FMN transferase; translation: MLQSLTSLIRPPYRLHSVYERLLGTEVEIQVVARSRAQAEAAEAAALGELERLSAVFNRFDPDSELSRWLTRPGERIHLSPELQTVLALAEGWRVETGGAFHPGADALGRLWQTAAAQGQGPDAGELAAAVGRLQAVPWTLHPDGAATLHATSPLGLDALAKGWIVDRMAELAWDSPGIQAVLINAGGDLRTLGGQGLEVTVADPFSARDDASPLTTVHVQNGALASSGSAHRGVQVGEEWHSHLMDPRSGQPVQHVPGVTVTAPDCATADALATALSVLGVAEGLALVNTLPGCAALVVTREGQRFLSSLWPPDGPAY
- a CDS encoding efflux RND transporter periplasmic adaptor subunit, which gives rise to MTTTTPTTRSRVARPRRWPLFVLGALLLGSVGGGIYLARTQAGTSVPASTVVTAQVQRGQVRISVSGPGTLEPAATRTVGADQAGTVGSVPPVGERVSRGQLLTRLSSDAVEQSVQTAQLNLDKARASLDATRAGQTSSAAQRGSSVSSASNSVAQAQQSLAEAQRNLDGQRQLHAIGALSTADLNAAQASVDRAQLTLASARASLGAAQTQNTSGQNSDAETLRGAQIAVQQAQAALGTAQQSRASLKLYAPISGVVSTVSADAGTVVGSGATILTILDDTTLNLPVQIDETEIAGVQAGQTAEVTLDAYDGQTFTGEVVRVSPGATQSSGISVFTATVTLPNPDGQLRSGMTAEAEIIQSQERGLLIPSRAIQTVRNRSYVEVPGAAGAEPQRVRVTTGATDGTNTVVTEGLESGQDVIVPGTTRSTSGSSSGTRNSGFGGVPGGGIPGGGFGGGR
- a CDS encoding PepSY-associated TM helix domain-containing protein — protein: MRTRPRASRPRTLKARSHVWVRWLHTYTSMISLLVVLFFALTGITLNHPDWAFGGSEVRREVMGTLPKGWISAGKVDWLTVAEELRAQHGLRGRAGETRIDGTEASISFLGPGYSADTYIDTATGNYHTTVLAQGGVAVLNDLHKGRDTGRAWKWLIDVSGGILTLVAVTGIGILLYLKKTRAQALMVMGVASLIVLVLGWRALG
- a CDS encoding TolC family protein, producing MNAPGISRLPPWRLLSPTLVSLTLALCSAAPAQTASPLTLDDALSRLDAAPSVTAARLSAQTAQTSLNAARTALGLTISVNGNAGYTGAGTAPDGGATTSSLSGAAGVNVSLGLLPWSSNQSGLNSAVRGLALAQARLADAQNSARLNVAQQYFAAVLATQDVEIAARTLALRQRQLAVTQSRQASGNATAGNVLSAQAAVQSAEGTALQVVASLDAARRGLEAVLGSSVGDVAFSSQPPDTVTLPDVAVLVAQARALRSEVIQAQNTLSAAQEELAAQQREATLPDLTASVRYGPSGSGGLTTALNLQQGTLSAGYSLPLGNNASASANRLSASVAGSYVVYSPVQRAQLSAADASVTQARLSLQVAQQNAELDVRTRYSTLQTSLITVQTRMTALQVAQLALETAQTRLQAGTGTADDVNAADLDLAQSQRDLLAARISAQTTLLQLQNAAGGPQ
- a CDS encoding DUF2271 domain-containing protein, which codes for MTDTRRTFLRKLAAAGTALTFSRVFPGSLASAASGKPWTSGMALDVSFTVATQASGRIKRPYVAVWIENEAGSTVRNLTVWVQQNRLNPRWLAELRRWTRQNTELLGTVSSATRNPGTYAVKWDGKTDRGALAEQGDYYVCIETAREHGPYSLVREKVTVGASAFKKTLGADNDIEAASVAYGKA